The Gymnodinialimonas sp. 57CJ19 genome includes a window with the following:
- a CDS encoding ATP-binding protein: MYRRIGVLIIVSLLVGLLAVLGTNLWRELRNLSTAGTDSLLWTTQQIETEFANFAVALSDAVASETPDEDNVRLRADIALSRLLIVEQGAALDLFSQDAAPIWDQVIAYQNAIIDILDADPELSRDDILAMRDLTRDVRPQMRSLVLSGLETGVQRTEARRLAFAGHLAFTGAIAIAVILGLSVVLMALDRLLALTARRGAELLVSTARLHATVEASLDAIVTSNEDGVVVEFNSAAERIFGWSRDEILGQKMEHTIIPQEHRAAHGARMKRYLETKVPRMVDAGRVELSAVRKSGEEFPIELNITTVESADGQLFITYLRDISQRKIDDEKLIDARDRAETMDRAKSQFLAVMSHEMRTPLNGILGVLDLLRHTDLTQQQDRYARVASASGEILLEQVNEALDITRIEMGAMKLSPHRFEMRDIVKVFIEVLTPLAQEKNLFLQVEFSPGMDRAFDGDGGRIGQILTNLIGNAIKFTDTGGIKVFVDGIHSADHTIATITVTDTGQGIPAEHLEDIFEDFVALAHSEGRQVRGDGLGLSISRKVARLMGGDLTVQSEVGTGSTFRLRVPLNRAQPGAVPPGTERAGDTDLSAARTAMAVLIVEDNAVNRSVLRDMLERLGHNVSEATNGLQGVRAAQEKTFDLIFMDVSMPVMGGIEAVGRIRAEEGPNQRTRIYGLTAHGSEDYRDNALAVGMDAFFTKPIRLTALQKVLAEPSVVSPHTADVSIDTEVIDELIAALGPEKAHTAATAFFAEAEAAATELSDPTADAAAVLHKLRGGAALLGLGGLVATIDATAPDGVDAEAVSALREAAAASQDRLWRHLPVHAPKG; the protein is encoded by the coding sequence ATGTATAGGCGCATCGGTGTTCTGATTATCGTGTCCCTGCTTGTCGGGCTGCTGGCGGTGCTTGGCACTAACCTTTGGCGTGAGTTGCGCAACCTTTCCACCGCAGGCACAGACAGCCTGCTATGGACGACCCAGCAAATCGAGACTGAGTTCGCGAACTTCGCCGTCGCGCTGAGTGACGCGGTGGCAAGCGAAACGCCCGACGAAGACAACGTACGTTTGCGCGCCGACATCGCCTTGAGCCGTCTGCTGATCGTTGAACAGGGCGCTGCACTGGATCTGTTTTCGCAAGATGCCGCGCCCATTTGGGATCAGGTTATCGCCTACCAGAATGCGATCATCGACATTCTGGACGCCGATCCAGAGCTGTCGCGCGACGACATATTGGCGATGCGCGATCTGACCCGAGACGTGCGGCCCCAGATGCGAAGCCTCGTTCTATCGGGGCTAGAGACGGGGGTCCAACGGACCGAGGCCCGTCGCTTGGCTTTCGCCGGACACCTGGCATTCACGGGCGCCATTGCCATCGCGGTGATCCTTGGCCTGTCCGTAGTCTTAATGGCGCTAGACCGTCTATTGGCCCTCACGGCACGCCGGGGCGCAGAACTTCTGGTATCAACCGCGCGGTTGCACGCTACGGTGGAAGCCTCCCTCGATGCGATTGTGACGTCGAACGAGGACGGTGTTGTGGTAGAGTTCAATTCTGCGGCTGAGCGCATCTTTGGCTGGAGCAGGGATGAAATCCTGGGCCAGAAGATGGAGCATACGATTATCCCTCAGGAGCACCGGGCCGCCCACGGCGCGCGGATGAAAAGGTACCTTGAAACCAAGGTGCCGCGCATGGTCGATGCGGGGCGGGTAGAGCTTTCGGCGGTGCGAAAGTCGGGCGAAGAATTTCCGATCGAATTGAACATTACCACGGTTGAAAGCGCAGACGGACAATTGTTCATCACCTATTTGCGCGACATTTCCCAACGTAAGATCGACGACGAGAAATTGATCGACGCCCGTGACCGGGCCGAAACGATGGATCGCGCCAAATCGCAATTTCTCGCCGTGATGAGCCACGAGATGCGCACCCCGCTGAACGGTATCCTTGGGGTGCTTGATCTGCTGCGTCACACAGACCTGACACAGCAACAGGACCGCTACGCGCGTGTTGCCTCGGCCTCGGGGGAGATATTGCTTGAGCAGGTGAATGAAGCGCTGGATATCACCCGGATTGAGATGGGGGCGATGAAGCTATCGCCGCACCGCTTCGAGATGCGCGATATCGTGAAGGTCTTCATTGAAGTGTTGACCCCCTTGGCACAGGAAAAAAACCTGTTCCTTCAGGTAGAGTTCAGTCCCGGAATGGATCGGGCCTTCGATGGCGACGGCGGGCGGATTGGTCAGATCCTGACAAACCTGATCGGCAATGCGATCAAGTTCACCGATACGGGCGGCATCAAGGTTTTCGTCGATGGCATCCACTCGGCCGATCACACCATCGCAACGATCACCGTGACCGACACGGGCCAGGGCATCCCCGCCGAGCATCTGGAAGATATCTTTGAGGATTTCGTCGCCCTCGCCCATTCCGAGGGGCGGCAAGTGCGCGGTGACGGGCTTGGTCTGTCGATCTCGCGCAAGGTGGCGCGGTTGATGGGGGGCGATTTGACGGTGCAATCGGAAGTGGGCACAGGCAGCACGTTCAGGCTGCGCGTTCCCTTGAACCGGGCGCAACCGGGTGCAGTTCCCCCCGGTACAGAGCGTGCAGGCGATACGGACCTTTCGGCGGCTCGGACCGCGATGGCTGTGCTGATTGTCGAGGACAACGCCGTCAACCGCTCGGTGCTGCGCGACATGCTGGAGCGTCTTGGCCATAACGTGTCTGAGGCCACCAATGGCCTGCAAGGTGTGCGGGCAGCTCAGGAAAAGACCTTCGATCTGATCTTCATGGATGTCTCGATGCCGGTCATGGGGGGCATCGAGGCCGTGGGACGTATCCGGGCGGAAGAGGGGCCGAACCAGCGCACCAGGATTTACGGCCTGACCGCCCACGGCAGCGAGGATTATCGCGACAACGCTTTGGCGGTAGGCATGGACGCGTTCTTCACCAAGCCCATTCGCCTCACCGCCCTGCAAAAGGTGTTGGCCGAGCCAAGCGTCGTGTCACCACATACAGCTGATGTGTCGATTGACACAGAAGTCATCGACGAGCTCATTGCGGCTCTTGGGCCCGAGAAAGCTCATACCGCCGCAACCGCCTTCTTTGCCGAAGCCGAAGCAGCGGCCACCGAATTGAGCGACCCGACCGCAGACGCAGCCGCCGTTTTGCACAAGTTGCGCGGTGGCGCCGCGCTGCTGGGGCTTGGCGGTTTGGTAGCGACCATTGATGCGACCGCGCCCGACGGGGTTGATGCGGAGGCTGTATCAGCTCTGCGAGAGGCTGCGGCGGCGAGCCAGGATCGCCTGTGGCGCCATCTGCCGGTGCACGCCCCCAAGGGGTAA
- a CDS encoding molybdopterin-dependent oxidoreductase yields MMSCLHRFMLSALALTAMSLPSAAQDPSALQVSDGEGTIVSFALSDLDGLPQVEITTTTQWTAGENTFTGPSLRDVLDVAGLGDDDLTLTALNDYAIEMPAPEAGATYPIVASRMNGVPMSVRDKGPFWIIFPYDSEPDFQTETIYAQSIWQLDAIELAE; encoded by the coding sequence ATGATGAGTTGCCTTCACCGTTTCATGCTGTCCGCTTTGGCCCTCACGGCGATGTCACTGCCTTCGGCGGCGCAAGACCCCAGCGCCCTGCAGGTCTCGGATGGGGAAGGGACGATTGTGTCCTTCGCCCTAAGCGATCTTGACGGGTTGCCGCAGGTCGAGATCACGACCACGACGCAGTGGACCGCGGGTGAAAATACCTTCACCGGGCCGTCTCTTCGCGATGTGTTGGACGTGGCAGGGCTGGGTGATGATGACCTGACCCTGACAGCGCTGAATGATTACGCCATCGAGATGCCCGCCCCAGAGGCCGGTGCCACCTATCCTATCGTCGCCTCGCGGATGAATGGTGTGCCTATGTCGGTGCGCGACAAAGGACCCTTCTGGATCATTTTCCCCTATGACAGCGAGCCCGACTTCCAGACGGAAACGATCTACGCGCAGAGCATCTGGCAATTGGATGCTATCGAGCTGGCGGAGTAG
- a CDS encoding response regulator transcription factor — protein MPNILVADDHDLVRDTIAAYLGQQGDFTVSTASGVPQAQALLAGQTPFDLVILDYNMPGMDGLSGLESVVKTYPHIKVVLMSGIATPDVAQSAMEIGAKGFLPKSATATSMVNAIRFVLSGEQYFPFDFTPPAPDQPKNYKGLSPREMETLQHLCNGASNKEIARALDLAEVTVKLHVKNILAKLSVNNRTQAALMAKADGTY, from the coding sequence ATGCCAAATATTCTTGTTGCCGATGATCACGACCTAGTGCGCGACACAATTGCGGCCTACTTGGGCCAGCAAGGTGATTTCACCGTGTCCACGGCCTCCGGTGTTCCGCAGGCCCAGGCGCTGTTGGCCGGGCAAACGCCCTTTGACCTTGTTATCTTGGATTACAACATGCCGGGGATGGACGGTCTGTCGGGCCTTGAAAGCGTGGTGAAGACCTATCCTCATATCAAGGTCGTGTTGATGTCGGGCATCGCCACCCCGGATGTGGCGCAATCGGCGATGGAGATCGGGGCGAAGGGGTTTCTGCCGAAATCGGCCACCGCAACCTCCATGGTCAATGCAATCCGGTTCGTGCTGTCGGGCGAGCAGTATTTCCCGTTCGATTTCACCCCTCCTGCCCCGGACCAGCCCAAAAATTACAAGGGCCTGTCCCCCCGTGAGATGGAAACATTGCAGCACCTGTGCAATGGCGCGTCCAACAAGGAAATCGCCCGTGCTCTGGACTTGGCCGAAGTCACGGTGAAGCTGCACGTCAAGAACATCCTCGCCAAGCTGAGCGTAAACAACCGCACCCAAGCAGCGCTTATGGCGAAGGCAGACGGCACCTACTGA
- a CDS encoding SDR family oxidoreductase — translation MANGNKTAIVTGGLSGMGLAIARKLASGGTHVVVGARSAGNADYARQVLGEDSGRIEAAALDVRSSQSVDDFVAQVVSSHGSVDILVNAAGVYEEAAVIDHPDAVWDDHIDTNLSGSFRTIRAVMPHMKRNGWGRIVNIASVAAHNGMANNAAYCTSKAGLLGLGRCVSLEGAAHGVTCVSISPTWVETEMLKRFIDADIASTGQSLEEVRAEYAKSNPQNQLVQPTEVAELAAFLVSDAARALTMEDFQINAGSLW, via the coding sequence ATGGCAAACGGGAACAAAACAGCGATCGTCACAGGTGGACTATCGGGAATGGGTCTTGCGATTGCGCGTAAATTGGCAAGCGGTGGCACCCACGTTGTGGTCGGTGCCCGAAGCGCTGGCAACGCGGATTATGCGCGGCAAGTTCTGGGCGAGGACAGCGGCCGCATCGAAGCCGCCGCGCTGGATGTCAGATCATCCCAAAGCGTCGACGACTTCGTGGCCCAGGTGGTCTCATCCCACGGCAGCGTCGATATCCTGGTGAATGCCGCAGGCGTCTACGAGGAAGCCGCCGTGATCGACCATCCCGATGCGGTCTGGGACGATCACATAGACACGAACCTCAGCGGGTCCTTCCGCACGATCCGCGCCGTGATGCCCCATATGAAGCGCAACGGCTGGGGGCGGATTGTAAACATCGCCTCGGTTGCCGCCCATAATGGCATGGCCAACAATGCCGCCTATTGCACGTCAAAGGCGGGGCTTTTAGGGCTTGGGCGCTGCGTCAGCCTTGAAGGGGCGGCCCATGGCGTGACCTGCGTGTCGATCAGCCCCACATGGGTCGAAACCGAGATGCTGAAACGATTCATCGACGCCGACATCGCCAGCACCGGCCAATCCTTGGAAGAGGTCCGCGCCGAATACGCCAAGTCGAACCCGCAGAATCAACTGGTGCAACCGACCGAGGTAGCCGAGCTTGCCGCCTTCCTGGTCAGCGACGCCGCCCGCGCCCTGACGATGGAAGATTTTCAGATCAACGCCGGGTCGCTTTGGTAA
- a CDS encoding AMP-binding protein, translated as MTSSQTVAGDLVRAIETFSDAPAMSDRDKTITYGRLGQFVETLGRDLDAPQVVGIFGSPGIAMAASAVACVISGRPFVHLDPAMPQMVLHNIISELDVSLVVTCQTPAPGHLPGDCATVDAVALSQEEPAPYQPLQPGHVLPTDPIYMVATSGTTGRPKCIPVSQDAAYLSYAWRDEFTPYGPGTRVGIYVFAIWEMFRPLRKGGALWFPDANTLFSPSELADFLIAHDVDEMLFTPSFYDTFLTALDTDRAKALPLSRVVLNGEVVGDDLITTSLGKLPDTALWNLYSICETHDVCMSHLTKPAGAGPASVGVPMQHLSAIILDEADQPCPARTSGQLHFEGPRMLGQGYINRPEETLLRFRELSINGRDTRLYDTGDLAWVDDQGALHIEGRIAHMLKLRGFSIQTRELTETLRDKLAFTSAAPWVAEVGARGQSLIFYFAADATQAKANADAWGLSAGTNRMPPALATALRDVLPAYCVPSFLVQMDTLPLHPVSGKADMRALPPVTDDSATGTAAEDAVIAAAALAMSCDPTQIDPSRNFHDQGGDSLMCVTLMLELEKAYGRPIDFELAMNVPLHRLDQLMTQEADTPAPTNTFDRPGILLTGATGFLGGHVLAQAARDLRRGEVVYCLVRDKNRGARDRLDDVARAHGVADDKYIMVPGTLDAPNFGLAQGPFDTLAGSVTKVVHCAAMVNLAIGREEMLDWSARGMNTVLDFCLAAKADLRFTSSSAVFPDRGGPWPEMLPAQWDGCTGYGAAKIAAEEVIRASGVSAAIVRLPSLYDLGAPNPRDIYEIILEASFRAGHMPQGLTFPMTDVTAAAAFLLGPVTGPEAPIYNLMADHRVTPTGAPQLAAREWLAKVEIAPGIANVIETFPDTLCADATFQNTDARAAWARVTDQPYEGICDAEALLSRREGDYQSDPALI; from the coding sequence ATGACATCGTCTCAGACCGTCGCCGGTGATCTTGTCCGGGCCATCGAGACTTTCTCAGACGCGCCTGCCATGTCCGACCGGGATAAAACGATCACCTACGGGCGGCTCGGTCAGTTTGTAGAGACCCTTGGACGCGATCTGGATGCGCCGCAGGTGGTGGGGATTTTCGGCTCTCCGGGGATCGCCATGGCCGCGAGCGCGGTGGCTTGTGTCATCAGCGGGCGCCCTTTCGTGCATCTGGACCCGGCAATGCCACAAATGGTGTTGCACAACATCATTTCCGAGCTGGACGTCAGCTTGGTCGTCACGTGCCAGACGCCTGCGCCGGGGCATCTGCCGGGCGATTGCGCGACGGTGGATGCAGTAGCCTTGTCGCAAGAAGAGCCCGCGCCATATCAGCCGTTGCAACCGGGCCATGTGCTGCCGACCGATCCGATCTACATGGTTGCCACGTCGGGCACCACGGGGCGACCCAAATGCATCCCCGTATCACAGGACGCGGCCTATCTGTCCTACGCGTGGCGGGACGAATTTACCCCTTACGGTCCCGGCACAAGGGTTGGCATCTACGTCTTCGCGATATGGGAGATGTTTCGCCCCCTGCGCAAAGGCGGGGCGCTGTGGTTTCCCGATGCCAACACCTTGTTTTCGCCTAGCGAGCTGGCCGATTTCCTGATTGCCCATGATGTGGACGAGATGCTGTTCACGCCCTCGTTCTATGACACCTTCCTGACGGCGTTGGATACGGACCGCGCCAAGGCTTTGCCGCTGTCTCGCGTGGTTCTGAACGGGGAAGTTGTGGGTGATGATCTTATCACCACGTCGCTTGGGAAACTGCCCGATACCGCGCTTTGGAACCTCTACAGCATTTGCGAGACCCATGATGTGTGCATGTCGCATCTGACCAAACCGGCGGGGGCGGGGCCTGCCTCGGTTGGGGTGCCGATGCAGCACCTGAGCGCCATTATTCTGGATGAGGCGGATCAACCCTGTCCGGCGCGCACGTCGGGGCAATTGCATTTCGAAGGGCCAAGAATGCTGGGGCAAGGCTATATCAACCGCCCCGAGGAAACCCTTCTGCGGTTCCGGGAGCTTTCCATCAACGGACGCGACACGCGGCTTTATGATACCGGGGATCTGGCATGGGTCGATGACCAGGGCGCGCTTCATATCGAAGGGCGCATCGCCCATATGCTGAAGCTGCGCGGCTTCTCGATCCAGACACGAGAGTTGACGGAAACCCTGCGCGACAAGCTGGCCTTTACCAGCGCCGCCCCTTGGGTGGCAGAGGTCGGCGCGCGGGGGCAAAGCCTGATCTTCTACTTCGCCGCCGACGCCACGCAGGCCAAGGCCAATGCAGACGCCTGGGGGCTGAGCGCCGGGACCAACCGGATGCCGCCCGCCCTTGCCACGGCTTTGCGCGACGTGCTGCCGGCCTACTGCGTGCCGTCCTTCCTTGTGCAAATGGACACGCTGCCGCTGCACCCGGTGTCGGGCAAGGCCGACATGCGGGCGTTGCCCCCGGTCACAGATGACAGCGCCACCGGCACCGCGGCTGAGGACGCCGTGATCGCCGCCGCGGCGTTGGCCATGTCGTGCGACCCAACGCAGATCGACCCGTCGCGGAACTTCCACGATCAGGGAGGCGACTCTTTGATGTGCGTCACCCTGATGTTGGAGCTGGAAAAGGCCTATGGCCGTCCGATCGACTTTGAACTGGCGATGAATGTGCCATTGCACCGGTTGGATCAGCTAATGACCCAAGAGGCCGACACCCCCGCGCCCACCAACACCTTTGACCGGCCGGGCATTCTGCTGACCGGGGCCACAGGGTTCCTTGGCGGTCACGTCTTGGCCCAAGCCGCCCGTGATTTGCGGCGCGGAGAGGTCGTTTATTGCCTAGTGCGCGACAAGAACCGGGGGGCAAGGGACCGTCTGGACGATGTGGCCCGCGCCCACGGCGTGGCCGACGACAAATATATCATGGTGCCCGGAACCTTGGACGCCCCCAACTTTGGGCTGGCGCAGGGGCCTTTTGACACACTGGCCGGCTCGGTCACCAAGGTCGTGCATTGCGCGGCGATGGTGAACCTTGCCATTGGCCGAGAGGAAATGCTGGATTGGTCCGCACGCGGGATGAACACCGTGCTGGATTTCTGCCTGGCGGCCAAGGCGGATCTGCGGTTCACCTCCTCCAGCGCGGTGTTCCCTGATCGGGGCGGCCCATGGCCCGAAATGCTGCCAGCCCAGTGGGACGGTTGCACCGGCTACGGGGCCGCCAAGATCGCGGCGGAAGAGGTCATTCGCGCATCGGGCGTTTCTGCGGCGATTGTGCGCTTGCCCTCTCTCTATGATCTGGGCGCGCCCAACCCGCGCGACATTTACGAGATTATCCTGGAGGCCTCGTTCCGCGCCGGTCACATGCCCCAGGGCCTGACCTTCCCGATGACCGACGTGACCGCTGCCGCCGCGTTTCTTTTGGGCCCGGTCACGGGGCCAGAGGCGCCGATTTACAATCTGATGGCCGATCACCGCGTCACCCCGACAGGCGCCCCCCAATTGGCGGCAAGGGAGTGGTTGGCAAAGGTCGAGATTGCCCCCGGCATCGCCAATGTGATCGAGACGTTTCCAGATACGCTCTGCGCCGATGCAACCTTCCAGAACACGGACGCCCGCGCAGCGTGGGCGCGGGTGACTGACCAGCCCTATGAGGGGATCTGCGATGCGGAGGCCCTGCTATCGCGGCGCGAGGGCGATTACCAAAGCGACCCGGCGTTGATCTGA
- the rarD gene encoding EamA family transporter RarD: MADTSDDTPAGYAYAVSAYFLWGGLPIYLKALSHLPAMEVVAHRVIWSLPIIGVLILITGRTADLKVALRSPRMLAMGALTALFISINWGIYIWAIANERTLDGALGYYINPLATVFLGAVLLGDRLGRLQWTAVGLAALAVIILTIEEGGLPWVALGLMLSWVAYAFCKRQLPIGPNQGFFLEVAILCVPAFAYVAWMGATGQGSFMAGVASDTWLLMGCGLVTAVPLIFYVNGAKLLRLSTIGILQYIAPTLIFLVAVFLFDEPFGPARMIAFPMIWAALALYSVALFRQSRKVAQR, encoded by the coding sequence ATGGCCGATACCTCCGACGACACGCCTGCGGGCTATGCCTATGCGGTCAGCGCCTATTTTCTGTGGGGAGGTTTGCCGATCTACCTGAAGGCGCTGTCGCACCTGCCCGCGATGGAGGTCGTGGCGCACCGGGTGATCTGGTCGCTTCCGATCATCGGTGTGCTGATCCTGATCACGGGCCGTACGGCGGATCTGAAAGTGGCGCTGCGCTCTCCGAGAATGCTGGCCATGGGGGCGCTGACGGCGCTGTTTATCTCGATCAACTGGGGCATTTATATTTGGGCGATCGCCAACGAACGCACCCTGGATGGCGCCTTGGGCTACTATATCAACCCGCTGGCCACCGTGTTCCTTGGCGCCGTGCTGTTGGGCGACCGGCTGGGCCGCTTGCAATGGACCGCCGTGGGCCTTGCCGCGTTGGCCGTGATCATTCTGACGATCGAGGAGGGCGGCCTGCCTTGGGTGGCGCTGGGTCTGATGTTGAGCTGGGTGGCCTACGCTTTCTGCAAACGCCAGCTACCCATCGGCCCGAACCAGGGCTTCTTTCTGGAGGTCGCGATTCTCTGCGTGCCGGCGTTTGCTTATGTGGCGTGGATGGGCGCGACGGGACAGGGCAGCTTCATGGCCGGTGTGGCATCGGACACCTGGCTATTGATGGGCTGTGGCCTGGTCACGGCCGTGCCGCTGATTTTCTACGTGAACGGCGCGAAGCTCTTGCGGTTGAGCACCATAGGCATCCTGCAATACATCGCCCCCACACTGATTTTCCTTGTGGCGGTGTTCCTTTTCGATGAGCCCTTCGGCCCCGCCCGCATGATCGCCTTCCCAATGATCTGGGCCGCCTTGGCGCTCTATTCCGTGGCCTTGTTCCGGCAATCCCGAAAGGTCGCGCAGAGGTAA